The genomic region GGGACGTGCGGCGAGGGCTCGATGAGCGGGCCGTCGCCGACGCGGGTGAAGCTGGCGCCGCCGTCGCGGCTCTCGGCGAGGCCGATCCCCGGCCGGTAGGGCACGTCCGCCCGCCGGCCGAGGCCCATGTAGTAGAGGAGGACGCGCTCCCCGTCCCGCACCGCGGTGCCGGGGCCGATGCCATGCTCGTCGAACGAGCCGGGGGCGCCGACGTCCAGCACCGGCCCGGCGCCGACGGCGCCGGCGCGCATGTCCTTCGGGTCGACGTCGGCAGCGAAGATGCGGCTGACGTTGTGGCGGTCGCGGCCGGCGAGGAAGACGCGCCACGTCCCGTCCCCGAGGGGGAGGACCGTGGGCGCCTGGGCGTGGCTCGCCCAGAGCGGATTGCCGGCGGGCGGCGCCAGGACGGGCCGGCCGGCGCTGCGGACGAGGGACCAGGAGGGCGGGGGAGCGGGCATCGGGATCGTCGGGCGCGGGCGGGTCAGAGGAGGTGGGCGATGCGCTTGCTGGGGAAGGGCTTGATGGGGGCCGCCTCGCCGGCGACGACGGAATCGTCCGGCAGGTTGGCCTTCACCACGGCCGCGTTGAGGACGACGCAGCGGTCGCCGATGGTGATGCCGTGGACGATCCCCGCCTGGCCGCCGAGGTAGCATTCCGCGCCGATCGAGGTGGAGCCGGCGATCCCGACCTGGGAGGCGATGAAGGTGTGGTCGCCGACGGAGACGTGGTGGCCGATGTGGTTGCCGCTCCAGATGATGACGTTGTTCCCGATCGAGGCGAACGGCTGGATGATGTTCGACTCCAGGATGATGCAGTGCTCGCCGATGCGGTCGGTGTTGATGTGGCAGTCGGGGTGGATGAAGGAGGCGAAGCTGTAGCCCCTGGCCTTGCCTTCCAGGTAGCGGTCGCGCCGCACGGTGTTGAGGCCCTTGTAGGTGAGCGGGCCGAGGAGGGAGACGGTGCCGGGGGCGTAGTGCGCCTCGATCTCCTCCCAGGGGACGGCGGGCTTGCCGTTGAAGGTGCCGGATTCGGGCAGGAACTTCGCGTCCACGGTGTAGGCGACGATGTTGAGGTCGCTGTAGCGCTCCAGGTAGACGGTGATGACGTCCGAGACCTGTCCCGTCCCGAAGAGGACGACGTCGGTGGTGC from Acuticoccus sediminis harbors:
- a CDS encoding acetyltransferase, encoding MTDTTGTTDVVLFGTGQVSDVITVYLERYSDLNIVAYTVDAKFLPESGTFNGKPAVPWEEIEAHYAPGTVSLLGPLTYKGLNTVRRDRYLEGKARGYSFASFIHPDCHINTDRIGEHCIILESNIIQPFASIGNNVIIWSGNHIGHHVSVGDHTFIASQVGIAGSTSIGAECYLGGQAGIVHGITIGDRCVVLNAAVVKANLPDDSVVAGEAAPIKPFPSKRIAHLL